A genomic region of Micromonospora sp. NBC_01796 contains the following coding sequences:
- a CDS encoding transglutaminase family protein translates to MTPPSRPEIEQARRLTYVLTQRFRYTYDGPVRDLDHRLVVIPPRRHGDQHRRRHSVTVSAADARTTHRRDAAGNSVIRARVPHVHDHIEFEVEAIVERTGPVTDVLLPASALTDPRLLGATRLTAADPAIRDLAATMDGKDRLAVAERFCDHVHDAITYRFGVTSVATTAAEALAGGHGVCQDSAHVMIALCRAVGLPARYVSGHLLGEGGTHAWVEVVVADKAGARAVAFDPCNGRRAGRDYVTVATGRDYTDVAPTSGSYFGTARGTLTATKRVDVTLV, encoded by the coding sequence GTGACGCCACCGTCCCGCCCCGAGATCGAGCAGGCACGGCGGCTGACGTACGTGCTGACCCAGCGCTTCCGCTACACCTACGACGGCCCGGTACGCGACCTCGACCACCGGCTGGTGGTGATACCGCCGCGACGGCACGGTGACCAGCACCGGCGGCGGCACTCGGTCACCGTGTCCGCCGCCGACGCCCGCACCACCCACCGCCGTGACGCCGCCGGCAACTCCGTCATCCGGGCACGGGTGCCGCACGTGCACGACCACATCGAGTTCGAGGTCGAGGCGATCGTCGAACGGACCGGACCGGTCACCGACGTGTTGTTGCCGGCCTCGGCGCTCACCGACCCTCGGCTGCTCGGCGCGACCCGGCTGACCGCCGCCGACCCGGCGATCCGGGACCTGGCCGCGACGATGGACGGGAAGGACCGGCTGGCCGTCGCGGAACGGTTCTGCGACCACGTCCACGACGCGATCACCTACCGGTTCGGCGTGACCTCGGTCGCGACCACGGCCGCCGAGGCGCTCGCCGGCGGCCATGGCGTCTGCCAGGACAGTGCCCACGTGATGATCGCGCTCTGCCGGGCCGTCGGCCTACCGGCCAGGTACGTATCGGGCCACCTGCTCGGCGAGGGCGGCACCCACGCCTGGGTCGAGGTCGTGGTCGCCGACAAGGCGGGGGCACGGGCGGTCGCGTTCGACCCGTGCAACGGCCGCCGCGCCGGCCGCGACTACGTCACCGTCGCCACCGGCCGCGACTACACCGACGTCGCCCCGACCTCCGGCTCGTACTTCGGCACCGCCCGCGGCACCCTGACCGCCACCAAACGGGTCGACGTCACCCTCGTCTAG